One segment of Triticum aestivum cultivar Chinese Spring chromosome 2A, IWGSC CS RefSeq v2.1, whole genome shotgun sequence DNA contains the following:
- the LOC123186934 gene encoding transmembrane protein 234 homolog yields MAAVGGDAASMVAVGLVWGATNALMRRGALVWDRRSRSLPAGTGAVRRWADLLLTWQYSAPFAANLSASAAFFRLLGDAPISVAVPVTNATTFAATAVAAALLGEATRAAPAALGTALIVLGVWVCIS; encoded by the coding sequence atggcggcggtgggcggcgacgCGGCGAGCATGGTGGCGGTGGGCCTGGTGTGGGGCGCCACCAACGCGCTGATGCGCCGGGGAGCGCTCGTCTGGGACCGCCGCTCCCGCTCCCTCCCCGCCGGCACCGGCGCCGTCCGGCGGTGGGCCGACCTGCTCCTCACGTGGCAGTACTCGGCGCCGTTCGCCGCCAACCTCTCCGCCTCCGCGGCCTTCTTCCGGCTCCTCGGCGACGCGCCCATCTCCGTCGCCGTGCCCGTCACCAACGCCACCACcttcgccgccaccgccgtcgccgccgcgctccTCGGGGAGGCCACCCGCGCCGCGCCCGCCGCACTCGGCACCGCGCTCATCGTCCTCGGCGTCTGGGTCTGCATCTCCTAG
- the LOC123184169 gene encoding B3 domain-containing protein Os01g0234100 codes for MAIDEPTKRKRGTPADSAKSKMRRQKVVHRRRGLLDERSSRHGDGNDDDHDFEPAGKGGTPAGDSSRSARTKMGQKMSLAHRRLSFIDDGSSLSRHIAAAAAAANDDGGGSEQMDEEFAADVAQKNTAVDGSDDNFVPLIMMRTKNVKSEPGKHPGSRCKHKAQRTITKAHKRKKTRRPAGSKRKIEKKPMLVDNNNISKSNKGTDADFEPEIPDDDSRKKYASALDRALEVENKLPAEGPSFVKLMQKSHVVKGFWLGVPLRFCREHLPKHDVTIVLEDEDGHGFDTIYLARKQGLSGGWHGFVVRHGLKVGDAVIFQLVGPKRFKVYILRENKFTTTDGALGLLSLDTSMENHIPEKEEETSDEGVKSKADPEVTKVIRNKASDDDSNDLFSEEAVNGGGRSAADPDPDLDAVKTFRAFKTAVDSSVIDRKLVPDHQLWTYYKLCGARKAFLHRRLPKHINPTLAAGVIAETASIAEGIRSYPASSSSPEDLVAWKKTLESFELLGMDVSFMRKRVDELLFLLDAGPSDDHPSERYEEMKLERARTAEKVRALETKMASLKDALKEMDMEMEEIAGERRRGHADAMLQLAAAPW; via the exons ATGGCGATCGACGAGCCCACCAAA AGGAAGAGAGGGACGCCAGCGGACTCTGCCAAGTCCAAGATGCGGCGGCAGAAGGTGGTCCATCGAAGGCGCGGTTTGCTTGATGAACGCAGCAGCAGGCACGGCGACGGCAACGACGACGACCATGATTTTGAGCCGGCG GGTAAGGGAGGGACGCCGGCGGGTGATTCCTCTCGTTCTGCCAGGACCAAGATGGGCCAGAAGATGTCGTTGGCGCATCGAAGACTCTCTTTTATTGATGATGGCAGTAGCCTCAGTAGGCACATcgctgctgctgcggcggcggcgaatGATGATGGTGGTGGTTCTGAGCAGATG GATGAGGAGTTCGCTGCTGATGTTGCTCAGAAGAATACGGCAGTTGATGGCAGCGATGACAACTTTGTTCCACTGATA ATGATGAGAACCAAGAATGTGAAGAGTGAGCCTGGAAAGCATCCCGGCTCTCGATGTAAACACAAAGCCCAGAGAACTATCACTAAAGCTCATAAA AGGAAGAAGACAAGGAGGCCAGCAGGTTCCAAGaggaagatagagaagaagccaatGTTGGTTGACAACAACAACATTAGTAAGAGTAATAAAGGCACGGATGCTGACTTTGAGCCAGAG ATACCTGATGATGATAGCCGGAAGAAATATGCAAG TGCTTTGGACAGAGCTTTAGAGGTAGAAAACAAATTGCCAGCAGAAGGTCCAAGCTTCGTCAAGCTTATGCAGAAATCACATGTTGTTAAAGGTTTTTGGCTG GGTGTCCCGCTCCGCTTTTGCAGAGAGCATCTTCCAAAGCATGATGTTACAATTGTATTAGAAGATGAGGATGGGCACGGGTTTGATACAATTTACCTAGCTCGCAAGCAGGGCCTAAGTGGTGGGTGGCATGGGTTTGTGGTACGCCATGGTCTTAAGGTCGGCGATGCCGTGATCTTTCAACTCGTCGGACCGAAAAGATTTAAG GTGTATATACTGAGAGAGAATAAGTTCACTACAACCGATGGAGCGCTCGGTCTCTTGAGTTTGGACACGTCCATGGAAAACCACATACCCG aaaaagaagaagaaacttcGGATGAAGGTGTCAAGTCCAAGGCGGATCCAGAGGTCACCAAAGTTATCAGAAACAAAGCATCCGACGACGATAGCAATGACCTTTTCAGTGAAGAAGCCGTGAACGGTGGCGGCAGATCAGCAGCAGATCCAGACCCTGATTTGGACGCCGTGAAAACATTCAGAGCCTTCAAGACCGCCGTCGACAGTTCTGTCATTGACCGCAAACTAGTCCCCGATCACCAGCTTTGGACGTACTACAAGCTGTGCGGCGCTCGCAAGGCGTTCCTCCACAGGCGTCTGCCGAAGCACATAAACCCGACGCTAGCCGCAGGGGTGATAGCAGAGACGGCCAGCATCGCTGAGGGCATCAGGTCCTACCcggcctcctcctcttctccaGAGGACCTCGTGGCGTGGAAGAAGACCCTAGAGTCATTTGAGCTGCTGGGCATGGACGTCAGCTTCATGCGCAAGCGTGTCGACGAGCTCCTTTTCCTCCTCGACGCCGGGCCATCAGATGATCACCCGTCTGAGCGGTACGAGGAGATGAAGCTGGAGCGTGCTCGCACCGCGGAGAAGGTGAGGGCGCTCGAGACGAAGATGGCGAGCCTGAAGGATGCTCTCAAGGAGATGGACATGGAGATGGAGGAGATcgcgggggagaggaggaggggccatGCTGATGCTATGCTGCAGCTGGCGGCCGCGCCGTGGTGA